From Daucus carota subsp. sativus chromosome 6, DH1 v3.0, whole genome shotgun sequence:
TCGGTGAGCCAATATACCCGGGAAATGTCAAATACTCTCAATTGAAGTTTGTAACGAAGTTACTGCATTGGAAGAATCGCAACAAATGTAGTGACAAAGCCTTTGATGAGCTTCTCCTTTTACTTGGAGATGTGTTTCCAGATCAACATAAGCTTTCATTCAATTATTATGCTGTCAAGAAGATGGTTAAGAAGCTGAGTTTGGGATATcaaaaaatacatgcatgcgagaatgattgtatgttattCTACGGTGATGATAAAGATCTACAACATTGCAAGTATTGTAAATTAAGCCGATACAAAGTTGCAACAAATGCTGGGAATAACACCATTCTAAGAAAGGTCTTGAGACATTTCAAGATTACTCCTCGGTTGCAGCGTTTGTACATGTCTACTCGCACGGCTATGCATATGAAGTATCACAAGAACAGAATTGTGACTGATGGGGTTCTTACTCATCCTGCAGATGGGGAAGAATGGAAGGACTTTGATAGGAACTATCCTGAATTTTCAGCTGAAATTCGTAATGTCAGACTTGGCCTTGCAACTGATGGATTTCCCCCGTACAGCAATGCTACCTCTACAGTATACTCGGTATGGCCAGTTGTACTACAGTATACTCGGTATGGCCAGTTTTCCTAGGTAAACGAGTACTAACGTTGATTAACTTTTCATGACTGGAccatgattatatataaataaaaaaaaaggacaTGGAGTATAGATGGACAAAGAATTGAAGCTTCTGCTCTTGAGTATTAGATTGTAAGTTCCAAAAGTTTCGCATAAAAAGGTTAAAAATGGATGATTAGCATAAATAGTTTACAGATTCTGATATGTGtgtgaattattattatcactttataatataattgaaatAGAAAGAAGGCCTTATGTCTCGTCTTTTGCGTATGcaataatgataatatatatatatatatatatatatatatatatatatatatatatatatatagagggctACTCTAATGAGAACTTTAAGTGGTGAGAACTAGATACTAGGCTTAAAACAAAAATAGATACTGGGCTTAAAATTAGGACAAGGCCCAATAACATAAACATCCTGGACATCGgcggtttttaaaaattaaaatcagtatCAAACGTAACCATACACCATTACCCACTCAAACTCTCACTAGCAAATCACCCCCAAATCACAAAAATCTCTCAACTACGCTGCTCAATCGCCGTGTTTTGCTGTTGAACGCTCCTCAACGCTGCTCAATTTGTTCTTGTAAGTGTTCGACTGTTCGTACACATTGTTCCTTTCACTACTCTAACGAATCACTTTAAATTTGAGTAGTTATGTAAATGGATTCATCATTACGAATCACTGATGTTAGACACTTTGTTTTTCTGCAGATTTCGTGCTTGGACGAAACTCGAGCACTAAAAAACCGGTATGTGAGTTGTATATATCGTATGCATGTGTTTTTAGTTAGTTTTTGTGAAGTGCATATCACTAAATCACTTGCAAATCAATAagtttgtattaatttttgattttaactgTGATGAAAGTAACTTGTATAcgtgtttaattaaaaaatttgcttagggttttgttcatgatttaatcAGTTTAAGATGTGCAGAGCAGTAATTATGTATTTGTAGTTTAGTGCTCAGAGGATTTGTGATAGGCAACAGTATGTTTATTGGCTTCCTGTGTTTGCATTTGATTTGAGGTGTTTTTTTGTCAAATTGAAAAAGTGGAAATGTGGTTGAGGGGGAGTGCGATCTGAAATGGTAGGATATATATGTTTCCAGCCCCTGAGAGATATATCGAcattcaaaaagaagaaaagtgatttTCACAAGTTAAGTTGTTTAAGTTGAAGTATCAAAAAGCTCAGGTGAGCGTTTTTGTTTCATAACCTTACTTACTCAAAACTTTAAGTATCAGAGCACTTATGTATAGAGCGTGTGTGTAATATTGTTTATGTTTCTTAGGACTAGTTCATCTGTTGCATTTATAGTTTTTCCACTTGCACAGGTGCATTTTAGTATCCTGAGAACTTATGTATCAGAGCCTGTGTATAATGCCTCTGGATTAATTGAGTGCTTCTTACCATGGTTGATAGGTTTCACCAAGTGAAGGGGAAGCAAGGTCTTTCCTGTGTAATATGCATATGAAAGGTAAGAAACCTATTCACTGATTTGTGCCTATATTGTACTTTTGGCATTTTGTGGACAGATCAAACACAAATCAGATATACATTATATAATTCTGTTGCTAGATATAGGTTTTAAGTGAACACCATGTATGTAGTTGTATAAATACATAAGTTACCTCTAAGAAATCAGTTGTTCTCTTGATTGCAAGCTCTTTGAACTGTTTTATCCACCAATATAATTAGAAATATGCACAAAGCACTTATTAGCATACACAAAGCACttaattatacataaaaaaacacTTAGAGGTATAAAAAATACactgatttataaaatatgcacaaagcacttaaaattACACACAGAGcacttaatatttaataaataaatattaaatactcaAGGTATCTAATCTGTTGTTATGTGCTACATGTGCGTGATTTTAAGTGATATATTTTCTTGTATCAGGATCCAGTAGAAGGCAAagcaaaagattaaaaaaaaaacatatctcGAGCACTAAAAAATTGGTATATGAGTCGTATATATTGTATGCATGTGTTTTTAGTTAGTTTTTGTAAAGTGATTATCACTAAATCACTTGCAAATCAATAAGTTTGTGTTAATTTTTGGTTTTAACTgtattggaagcaacttgtatacgtgtttaattaaaaaatttgcttaggattttgttcatgatttaatcAGCTTAAGATGTGCTAAGCACTAATTATGTATTTTAAGTTTAGTGCTCAGAGGTTTTGTGATAGGCAGCAGTATGTTTATTTGCTTCCGGTGTTTGTATTTGATTTGaggtttatattttatcaaattgcaAAAGTAGACATGTGGTTGAGGGTGATTTGAGGTGTATATTTTATCAATCTGAGCACAAAAGTTCTTTAGATTCTGAGGCAATCACCTCTTTATAATGTTGCCAAACTGCTATACTGTAAATTCCAATCTGGATGAAATATTGCTTTGGCATAGGTCAATTGGAAAAGAAGTAAGTGATATAGCTGAAACAGCTAGAATGATACCGTTATACGAAGATTTTTCTGATATATCCATATTTAAAAGAGAAGAAAAGTGATTTTCACAAGTTAAGATGTTTAATTAGAAGTATTAAAAAGCTCAGGTGAGCGTTTTTGATTCATAATCTTACTTACCCAAAACATTAAGTATCAGAGCACTTATGTATAGAGCATGTGTGTAATATTGTTTATGTTTCTTAGGACTAGTTCATCTGTTGCATTTATAGTTCTTCCACTTGCACGGCTGCATTTTAGTATCATGAGAACTTATGTATCGGAGCTTGTGTATAATGCCTCTAGACTGATTGAGTGCCTCTTACCATGGTTGATAGGTTTCACTTAGTGAAAGGGAAGCAAGGTCTTTCCTGTATAAATTTGCATATGGCAGGTAAGAAACCAATTCACTGTTTTGTGCCTATATTGTACTTTTGGCATTTTGTGGTGATATCAAAcacaaatcatatatacatTATAGAATTATGTTGCTGGATATAGGTTTTAAGTGAACACCATGTATGTAGTTGTATAAATACATAAGTTACCTCTAAGAAATAAGTTATTCTCTTGATTGCAAGCTCTTGAACTATTTTATCcatcaatataattaaaaatatgcaCAAAGCACTTATTGGCATACACAAAGCACTTAAGTATACATAAAAAAACACTTAGaggtaaaaaaatatacattgatttataaaatatgcacaaagcacttaaaattACACACAGAgcacttaataaataaatattaaatacttgGAATACCTGCAACTATTTTAACCTTTTCTGTATTTTTTGTTGATTCAGATGGGATAGAGAGCACAACTTCAATGATTAAGGGTGAAATACTCAAATGCAATTCTTACACCTCACTTGAATGAATACAAAGAGATTGAACCAAAGCGGGCAAAAGGCTTCTACAAAAAGATTGCAAACAAGACACTCATGTCCATTGTACTTGCATCAAGTTCAAAGAAACCCAAGAACACAGAGATTCATAGAAATGTTATATTTTCAGACATTGAAACAGAACATGAAGAAGCATGATGAAGTACCGGCTGCTAGAAAGTTTAATGTATAGAATTCTATTTGTCataaaaacatatatcactTGTATTCGACATTTGAATTTCAGTCATTACTAGTGTTTTAAGGAACTTATTGTATTATGCATGTAGAATTTCAGTCATTACTAGTGTTTTTTACTCCTCTTTTACATTCAATAAGTAACAATTCACAAATACATAAGTAATTGGAAAACTAAATAGAAAAGAAAGAACTTAAATATCACCATACACATAACATATATAcaccaaataattcaaaataaaagaacataacgattcaaaaattaacatgcacatagacatgtataacacctaaaaaatatgtattcaaAGCCCCAAAACATGTAATTAAATCACCAAATTTACATAagctaaaaaataaaatacaaagcactatatatatatacaaagcaccaaaatatatacacacaaaacactaaaaatatacacaaatcactaaaataaaaaatatctgcTGAACTGAAAACGATGACTAAATCTTGACATTATCatcaatatattatctttacagAGTCTTAAAAACCACACTATAATTTCTTAATGATATTACAGAGTCTTCAATAAAAAAACTGAGAAAAAGAATAAAGTATTTCAACTTAATCTTCATCACTCCCATCAATTTGATAATCCTCTCTGGCAGGTGATTAATTTCTTGCTCCTGCTCCTATGAGCCTCCGTGGCCTTGTTGTCCTTGGCCCTATTGAACGCCACCACGGCCTTGTTGTCCTTGGCCATGTTCATGTGCCAAGTACGGACATGCCATCTCAAGTTGCCCAGCTCCATTCGTCACCATAAAGATCTTAATTGCTTTGGAATCGAATAAGATAGTTGCCATGCTTCCCTGAACAAAAACATCAATCCAGATCAccctaaataaataaatttataaacatcGGCATATCTAGTGAGAATGAAAAGAACATACTTGTGTGATGTTAGTAAAGGAAACGGTAACATCAAAATCTTCAGGCAGCCTAAAATCTCTAGGTTTAACCTCACAGAGCTCACCAAACTCATTTCATTCAACGGGATCTTGCATTAAGATATTAACCTTGTTCTCTGAATCACCACCACCGAAGGCAAAGGCCACCGAAAAGACATAAAGTCCTAAATAAGTACACAAAGCATTTATTCTGTTGTTATGTAGAATTGAAGCCTTTATTAAATGCACAAAGCACTTACTAGTATACACAAAGCACTTACGTATACACAAATATCACTTAGAAGTATAAAAAACACTTAAGAATAAAATAtgcacaaagcacttaaaagtataCACAGAGCACTTAATAAAAAATTCCTTAAAGTGACAAACTTTAAGGAATTATGAAGACTGTGGGATATTTGTTTTGAGACATATGGAGACTTATATGGGTGGACGGAATACCTCGAATACTGGATTTAAAGCAGAGAAGGTACTTGAAACTTAAAGGCGTTTTCACATTATATTATCAAACAATTTACGCAactattttaacattttttctatttttttgttgATTCGGACGGGACAGAGAGCACAAATTGAACGATTAAGGGTGAAATACTCAAATGCAATCCTTACATCTCACTTGAATGAATACAGATAGATTGAACCAAAGAAGGCAAAAGATTGAAACCCAAGAACACAGAGATTCACGGAAATGTTATATTTCCAAATATTGAAACAGGACATGAAGTACCGGCTGCTAGAAACTCACACCAGCTACCAAAGAGTCAAACAACTGATCAACAAATGTTCTACAACTATTATCACGACACTTTGGCAAATAATACCTACTACCTCCTAGAGTTATACTAAGATTTGAAACAGAGTCATTGCTTTCCACACCCGATGCACTACCAGAACCCTTACCACAAACAGATGTAGTATCATCAACATATCGCTTAACACGTGTTGAATCTACACTACCAACACCTACACGAATTATCACAATTAGACATTAAAAGAACAAACAGAAAAACAGAGCACTATAACAAGCTCTATTGCACAAAAAACTAATATAACATGCTCATCTATTCACAGACATAAACAACAATAACAACAAAActcaacaaaacaacaaaattaataaaactaaCATCACAAAGAACAGTTAAAAATAGATacaacacaaaaaaaatcataaacaaaataacaaaaaataaaattaacaacacaATCAGCAGAATTAATATTCAGAAtctcacaaaaacaaaaatcataaaaagcTCAACAAATAGAATCAGACTTTTATATACACAAAACTGAACattcaatatattcaaaaataccTTGATTGTCACTGATTATTAAAATATCTTGAGCAATCATACCGAAAAATATAATATCGATTCTATTGAAGGAAACTACTCAATACTCGATAGAAAGAGATTGTTCATAATACTCGAATAATTCAATCACCAAATTCAATTAAGACATACATATGGAGCTACATAGCAGTGAGCGATATAGAGAGATGCAGGACCGAgcaagagagagaaagagagctGCGGAGAGAAAACACCGCGCGAGAGAGTGAGAGCGACAAAATTAGAGAGAGAAAACAccaaaagagagagagagagagagacagacagagagagagagagaggggggagggaTAGCATCGGAAGTAATCACAACGAGAAAGTGTCCGAAAAAAGTATAAGTTAATCCATATAATTGAGCGGCCAGGATTAACTTTGCTCTTAGAAAAATGAATGGTTTATATTAAATCTCAGTTCTCATTTTTTgaaaagttctcatttgagcacaagcctatacacacacacacacacacacacacacacacacacacacatactatttcttatatagaattaattaaattgaatttGTATTATTGGTTTTTGCTTAGTAGTCTTTACCTCATAGCAGATTTTATAAGGTAATGTTTTAAACTCATACAATACAAGCTAAGGATTAAATGCTCTTTTTTGTGGATGTAGTTTCTTTACTTATTTTGTTTGTTATAATTGTACTTTACATTTTGTTTCTTTAGTTGGACTGAAATTGGTTGATGGCTATATAAAACGCTAAATCTCTGGAAAACAAACAGCTGTTTTCTAAGATGAGTACTACAAACTAATGTAACACAGTAATGTAGTATAGTTTTATTAAGTGTTGTCTAGGCCGGTGCATTATTTTATTGTAGTATAGTTGTATTAAAGCTATCAACTTGAAAGAATAATACTTAGACTGTTATGTAAATTTTCAGGGGAAGGGCATTGTGGAGGAGGATGGTGGCAACACTGACACGGGCTGTCGTGAGGGGGGGGGGACTCTAGTACTGACTCTGAAGATGGTGAACTCCGCCCACCACCTAATTTTAGATCTAAAGGTGGTCCTGTGATTAAGGGTTGAAGTCTTTATTATGTAATTTTAAGCAACAATGCAGCTTTTGTATGATGATGTGGACAAACTTTGGCATGAACAAACTTTTGTAACAAATGGTTATATTTTGGGCATTTCATGTATCAGACAATTGTTTTCAGTATTTTCTGGGATCATATCCGGTTGCGTGTTTGTGATTATGTATTTTATCTAcgtttttcatatatttagaaGTTTGATTGCATGTTTGGgcaggttatatatatatatatatatatatatatatatatatatatatatatatatatatatatatatatctgtgtgtgtgtcttTTTGGATGCCAAAAAAATGGCGAGAAACTAGTGAAAATAACAGTAATAAGAAACAGGGATTCCAAACTTACGACAGTTTTTCCGTCacaatataacaaaataatgacGAAAAACATCTGTCGCATAGTGTGGTAGAAAATCTTAGGGATGGGGCCCGCAACTATTTACGACAGTTAATTCGTTGCAAGATAAATTATTTACGACAAAACAGTTTCGTCGTAAGTTAAGGCAAAAATTTCTCAATGTAGGGCCCACGCTAAATTACGACGGACATTCCGTCGTAAGGTGCCCATTTACGACGAACACCGTCTGTCGTAAGTTAACAAAAAGAAATCCACATGTAGGACCCACCACTAAAGTACGACGtttttccgtcgtaagtttGTGGAGCCCACTGACATTTACTTATGACGAAAATTGTAACTTATGACGAAATTTATGCATGTGACAAAAAATGAACTTTAGACGGCTATAAAAACGACGGAAATTATCCGTCGTAATTGCATGTATTAACGACGGAACTGGTGTAAAAATTCCGTCGTAAAAAGCCTGTTTTGTTGTAGTGCctgttaaatttatatgatgAAAACTCCTCGCAGACGGTGAGGTAAAAAGTGAAGACGTCGGGTGTTTGTTAACTTGACCTATATATGACTAAATTTAGACAAATTTATTAGCTTTACGATATTAAAACGCAGCCACCGCACATGTCTCATATTTCATTTAACTAACCTGCTAAtcttaaaaccctaaaccctaatcttAACGATGCATAATGTGGAGATGGGTGCGACAAATAAGTAGATGTTGATGGAGTGGGTAGCCGAGTAACATCTGAATATGGTAAATCAACGATTGGTAACGCTTAGATAGTGCAACTATAGTCTAATTTGACCATTAGAATATAGATGAAATAACCTGAAACCGCAGTTGGACTTTCAGCAGTTGGCCTGACCTCTGTTTGGAATACAGACCCATGTCCCCTCCTTTGCATATTTTATCCTGAATATGAAggcatctttttttttttaatttcagccACCTATAGGCAGTTAATTCCAATCTGCAATTTTTTAATGCTAGGCAAGAAAGGATTGGTAACAAAAAACTTACAATTGCAATTAACAATCAACTAAAACTAAAAGAGAAAAAAgtatatactaataaaaatgattcaaaaactaataaaaaatgGAATTATGTACACACCTGGTGGATGAAGTGCAGAAATCACCCACAATTTTCAGGTTGATTCCGACAACGTTACCgttttttaaatttctaaatCAACCACAAAAGAATCATCATTTGTACAACAAAGTTAATTATGAACGCTGAGAAGTAGACTGTCTATTACCATTGCCTTGCAGGTTTATTAGCCTCTGATGCAGATAAGCATCCAAAGCCGTGCTGCGACCTCGACGCTTTAAGCCTACAAAAGAATATTTTGAATGGATTATAACCGCAGACTACAATAGGAAGATATTATGACATCAACCATGAACATTCTCACCTCCTTTAAAATCCTAATCTGAGAgctcttttttgtttttgctaaTACACCCTTTTGAGTTA
This genomic window contains:
- the LOC135147224 gene encoding uncharacterized protein LOC135147224, which translates into the protein MSNDRSWITRRMKPGGYGFTDEYNEGVKYFLAFARSNSRTPNDQNLLINCPCNICRNQLFQLIPDVEFHLIATGFLESYTNWHYHGEASGSRNEQMDDREDVYDEYEMFIDAFGKEAFNEEKSNHEDPNEQASNFLKNVNIVGEPIYPGNVKYSQLKFVTKLLHWKNRNKCSDKAFDELLLLLGDVFPDQHKLSFNYYAVKKMVKKLSLGYQKIHACENDCMLFYGDDKDLQHCKYCKLSRYKVATNAGNNTILRKVLRHFKITPRLQRLYMSTRTAMHMKYHKNRIVTDGVLTHPADGEEWKDFDRNYPEFSAEIRNVRLGLATDGFPPYSNATSTVYSVWPVVLQYTRYGQFS